Part of the Halomarina litorea genome is shown below.
TGATGAGTTCTCCTGCGGACTCAACTTCTACAGTCACCGCCTGTTGGCTCGTGCTTCGATTTTCGACGGTGACCGATTCAAGCCCCGCGTAGGACTCGTCGTTGAGTACGTCGGAGATGGCTGAACAACCAGCGAGAGCAGTCAGGGCGACGGCTCCACTGCCAGTGAGGAGTGAACGTCGGGAGAGCGGAGGGCTCATACGAATATCAACTGAGTTCGCTGGTATACCTTTTCTGCAAATAGGTCTCAAACGAGCCAGCTGTTAGACTCGCGGCACGCGTCTAACAGCTGCGTCACCAACTTTTTCCGCTAAATAAAGTCAACCACACGCGCTCCGGGTGGCGCAGTCGCTCGGTTCGATTCCTTCGACCGCACTATCGGAAATCTGGAACCGACCCCATCACACTCTTGACACGACACTCCGTACCACGCGCGCATGATACGCGACGCGCGGGTGCTCCAGCCCGAGTTCGTCCCCCGGGACGTCGTCCACCGGAACCACGAAGTGACGACGCTCTCCGCCGCACTCGACCCCGTCACCGACGACCGCGAGGGCGAGACGACGTTCCTCTACGGGCCGTCGGGCGTCGGGAAGACCTGTATCGCCAACGTCGTCACCGAGCGGTTGAAAGCGACCGTCCCCGACCTCACCGTTCAGTACGTGAATTGCTGGGAGGACTACACCCGGTTCAAGACGCTCTACCGACTGCTCGAAGGGCTCGACCAGACGTTCGACATCCACCGCCAGTCCACCCCGCGGGACGAACTGGTCGAACGCCTGCGCGAGCATACCGACGCGTACGTCGTCATTCTCGACGAGGTCGACCAGCTCGAAGACAAGTGCGTCCTCTACGAACTCCACCGTACATCGGGCGTGACGATGGTGCTCATCGCCAACCGCGTCGAGGAACTGTTCGACCCACTCGACGACCGTCTCGCCAGTCGGTTGCGTACGGCAGTTCAGATTCACTTCGCGCGCTACACGGTCGACGAACTCGTCTCTATCTTGGCTGACCGCGTTCTGTGGGGGCTGCGCGACGGGGTGGTCTCGGATGCGCAACTCGA
Proteins encoded:
- a CDS encoding Cdc6/Cdc18 family protein, giving the protein MIRDARVLQPEFVPRDVVHRNHEVTTLSAALDPVTDDREGETTFLYGPSGVGKTCIANVVTERLKATVPDLTVQYVNCWEDYTRFKTLYRLLEGLDQTFDIHRQSTPRDELVERLREHTDAYVVILDEVDQLEDKCVLYELHRTSGVTMVLIANRVEELFDPLDDRLASRLRTAVQIHFARYTVDELVSILADRVLWGLRDGVVSDAQLEQIADAAAGDARVGLEVLRMAVERSAREGHETVSNAVIDRVAPEAQSVVRQRNVETLTDDQRVVYDIIAEREAVAPAELYDAYRGRVDDPRTERMVRNYLTKMVQYNLVSATGRGQQRRYHCE